The genomic window AAGCGATGACGTGGTCTGCTTCTACGACTCCAACCAGACGACCCTCTTCGTCAACAACTGGAAGGGCGCGCAAATTGTATTTGTCAAACAGCTCGGCAACATATCTCTGGTGGGCGTCGGCCTGGCAGGAAACAAACCTTGGTTCAGCCAGTACACTCAGGCGCGTTTCTGGTTTTGCCAATATGAGCCGCGCCAGCGGCACCACCCCTTTCAGCGTGTCCTTTTCATCTGTGAGATATATCTCGGTAACCGTTTCCGGATCGCCCTCGAAGCAGCGCAACGCCTCAATGGCGTCTGCGACCGTTCCCTCCAGAGGGACTTTCACGAAGGCAGTGGTCATGCGTCCGGCCGCCGAATCCTCTCGGAACTCCAGCAGCTCTTCCACCTCCTGCCTTTCCTCAGGGGCCATTTCTTCCAGAATTGCCTCAGACCGCTCGTGAGGTAGTTCGGCGAGCAGATCTGCTGCGGCCTCGGGTTCCATCTCCTCAACAATGCCGGCGGCCACCTCGGAATCGAGCGATTCCACTAAGGCTTTTTGCAGCTTAGGATCCACCTCTTCCAATGCATCGGCAGCCACTTCCTCGTCCAAAGAGGTGATGATGGCTTCGCGTTCAGCCGGAGCAAGCTCTTCAAGAATATCGGCAATGTCAGAAGGATGGAGCTGTGCCAAACGTTCGTGCTCAATCTTCAGCTTTACACGTCGAGCAGCATCGACTTCGATCAGGTCCACGAACTCCCAGGGAATGACGCGCGCGGGAAATTTGCGGGCCAGTTGGTCCAATGTGCGACGGGGCAGTAACCCTAAAAGCAGGCGTCGGACAGCGCCGCGCAGCCCCACTTCTACTTCCCGCACGCGCAGGTCCTGCTTCTCATCATGGGAAAACCACTGCAGGTCTACATCATTCACGCGCACGACTTTGCGTCCGTGGACGTCAATAATCTGGCGGTCGAGCAGGTCCTGACGCAGAAGCAGGAAGGTCCCATCTGCTGGGACCGGCTTCCATTCCGCATTTTCACGGAGCTCCAGGATTCCGCTCGGCGTCTCACGGACCTCTGTTGCGGGGACCAGCCAGTTGCCGTCTCGTGTTTTCAGCACCAGTCCAACCACACGTCCTGCCTCTGTACCGGTGCCAACTGCAATGTCCTTGAGCCGACCGCGTATCTGCCCGCGCACATCCGTTACCGGCGTACCAATCAGCGTGCTAAGACTGTGCCCATTGTTCTTCTCGTGCATGGACTTCCTTGTGCAGTCTAACAGGCATTCAGGGCTGCTTTTGTTTGGACGCGAATCGACGCATTACGGATGGTAAGGAAGAGGGAGTTTGAGGCAGAAATAAAGGCCTTCACCATCCGATGAAGGCCCTTGTTTCCGGAAAAGCGCGGTTGAGCAAAGAGAGTGGCCGTGCCTGACCGGAAATTTAACGAGCAGCGCGCACGCTGTTGTGTTTGTCGCGATAAATCGCACGAGAGGTGCGGTTTTGCTGGCGGTTGATCTGCGCCTTTTCTGCTCCAGTCAATTTTCCTCCATTCGCCTGGCGGTCAGCGCGGACCTGCTGATTGATGCCTTGTTCGCGGTTTTCCAGCCTGGCTGTCTCCCCGGCTGATAATTGTCCGCTTCTCACTCCTTGCGCGATGCGGTCCTGCTGGTTTTCACGACGCTGGCCCACCTCATTCTGGCCAAAATGGGCCGTATTGGCATTGTGTTTGTCGTTATAAATCGAGCGGCTGAGGTTGTTTTGCTGGCGGTTGATCTGTGCTTTTTCTGCCGCTGTCAGATGGCCGTCATCTGCTCTGCGGTCATCGCGCACTTCGCGATTGATGTTGGCTTCCCGGCTTTCCAGGTTTTTGGTTTCCCCGGCGGTCAACTGGCCGCGCTGGATACCATTTGCGATGCGGTCCTGTTGGTTTTCGCGGCGCTGGTTCACCGTTGGTTTGTTGTCCGTCTGGGCCTGTACGGAAGAGGACGTGGGTGTAGACTGAGCAAAGCCAAAAGAGAGGCTGCAGGCAAGGATCGCCATACCAAAGATCGTGGGTTTCATACTTGCTCCTGTTGCGGCCGGGAAGATCCCGGTTCCGCTCATGGAAACCCGACATTTCGCCGGAATGTTGCGAAAAAATTCAGAAAAGAATGGTCCCGGTCCGCAAATGCAGGAAATCCGACCGGATGGTACTGTACTTACAGCCCCCGGTAGGCACCCCCATCTACCAGAATCGTTTGCCCGGTGACGCAGGCAGCCTGTTTGGAGGCAAGCCAGAGAATCGCTGCGGCCACTTCTTCTGGAGTGGCCATTCGGCGGACGGGTATTTCGGCAAGCAGTTCTTTCTTGATCTGGTCTACAGTCAGGCCACGATCAGAAGCCCTCTTTTCCAGTAGCTCCTCAGCGCGTGCCGTGGAGGTGAAGCCGGGGCCAACGTTGTTGACTGTGATCCCATCTGGCCCAAACTGCCCGGCAAGGGAGCGAACCAGTCCCATGACGCCAGCCCGAATCGAATTGGAAAGCACCAGTTCAGGCACGGGCTGTTTGACGGTGTAGGACGTGAGGGTAATGAGCCGACCCCACTGCTGCTGCTGCATATAGGGAATGACGGCCTGCGCAAAAGAGACGATGCTGCGCAGGTTCAGTTGCCAGGCCCGATCCCATTCATCCATGGTGGTTGCAAGAAAAGCTTTGGCTGGAGGGCCTCCTGCATTGGTTACGCAGATGTCGATGCGGCCAAAACGTTGATAGGTCGAGTTTACGAAGTTGCGTACAGCCAAGTCGTCACTGACATCAAACGACGAAATATGGACTTGCACTCCATACCGGCCTGAGATTTCGCGAGCCAAGGCCTCCAGAGGTTCCTGCCGTCTGGCGCATAACGCAAGATGTGCTCCCTCGGCAGCGAAGGAAAGGGCGGTGGCCTTCCCAATACCTTGGCTCGAAGCAGCCACAATGGCAACTCGGTCTATTAATCCTGTATCCATAGACAAGCTTATGGTAATACTCTGCGTGCAAGCCGAGAGCAAAAAGAAGAATGACGTCGTCAGGCGTGATGAGTTTTGAACGAAAGCTGGTTCTGGAACCGATTGGACGCCACGAGCATGATCCCGGCCTGACGCCACAACTACCACGAACAACGCCTACACGGCACCCTGAATTATCTGTTTGCAACTCGGTCCGCAGCCAAAACAAGCGATGCAAAAGGGGCAAATGCCCAAGGCGTTTCCTACTCGCACACAGCCGGGACGGCTGCGGGACAATTCATACCATTTTTATGCGCGGAACTCTGGATAGGTGAAGGTCCTCGTTTTCCTGTACCAAGTCTGATGTTCGTTCGCAGCTGGTTTTGGTTTTAGCCAGTACACGGCTAGCCGCGTACTGGCTGGCGAACTCGCTTGGTGTCCGGTCGACAAGAGAGGCGATGAGGACGGAGGGTGAGGCTCTTCCATATGCATATCGAATCAGGCCGCCGGGTTCCGTCGATCCAGCAATGGATCGAGGACTGAAGAAATCGCAGCTTCAAGTTCATGAGGCGCCTCCAGCGGAGAGAGGTGCCCGACACCGGGCAGAATCTCAAACCGCGCCTCGGGGATGCACTTGCCGAGTTCATGTCGTAAGGTAGTTTCATTTTCCACCTTGTCGGCATCGCCTACGATAACGGTGACGGGAACCTGGATGGATCTCACGCGATGCGAAATATCCAGCTGCATACCGTGATCGAGCCACGCTTGGACGGCCGCCGAAGATCCATTCAGAGTGTCTTTGATCACCTGTTCGCGCAACTCTTCGGGCAGAGACCGCTCGGTCAGAATCGCGAGTACTTGCTCCACGCCCTCGCGGCTCGTATAGATCCTGGCCCTCATCTCCCTCTCTTCGTCCGAGACCAGAAGTGGCGTGGGCGGTGCCGGCGCAACCAGGATCAAAGCATCGAGTCCGGCGGGGCGGCCGGCGGCGATCATCTGCGCGATCTTGCCTCCCATCGAATGACCGACGAGCACGTAGCGCGAGACTCCCATTGTTTCGATGACTGCTTCCACGTCGCGTGCTTGTTGCTCAAGGCTGCAGTCCGCCACTCTTTTGCCAAACTCACCCCATCCGCGCAGATCAGGTGCGATGCAACGGTATCGGTCGCTTAATCGAGCGATCACAGGTGTCCATGTCCGGTGTGAGCCACCCCAGTAATGCAGGAAAACAAGCGCAGGTTTTCCCTCTCCGCAATCGGTAATATTCATATCGAGTCCATGAACACTGATATTTCTGGTCGTTGAGTGCATTGCCTTTCCTTCTTGCCTGCGGGTGTGTGGCCGGGCGACTTCTCTCGAACGCCTGGTGGTGCTTGCTCGAATGGAATAAGTCCGCCAGCTGGTTTTATCAATGGATTGGGTCCACCATGTTGCGTGCATGGCGGCACATACGCGTAAGTGAGCTTATTTAATTTGGCGTCCCCGACGGGATTTGAACCCGTGTTATCGCCGTGAAAGGGCGGTGTCCTAGGCCGGGCTAGACGACGGGGACGCAGCAAGCATGGGATGCTTTGGAGGATGTGCTGCCGGCCAGCGAGCACTTTTCCAAATTTATCAATCTGCGCGACACATGTCAAAGTCTCCCTGGCATTCACGCGTCCTGTTTTGTGTGGAAGTCAATCTTCGACAGAAAGCCAAGCGGGTCTTCTGGCTCCATGCCTTGGATTTTCTCTGCTGGGTCCAGAAACTGCGGTATTCTGCCACTTCATACTTCATGCAAAGATACAAATATCTAGATGCTTTGACGATTGGATTCGTCGTAGTTTTGTTGGTTTCCAATCTGGTCGGGCCAAAGATCTGCCAGTTTGGGCCCTATGATGTGCCCCTTTTGCGCTCCCTTGGGGCAATTCGGGTCAGCGGGGCACAGCTTCTTTTCCCCATCACATACATTTGCGGAGACATCTTTACGGAAGTTTATGGCTACGCGGCGTCGCGGCGCGCCATCTGGTTCGGGTTCTTCGCGATGGGGCTGCTTTCCGTCATGGGAGCGATTGCGGTGGCGCTGCCTCCGGCAAGTGACTGGCATAATCAGCAGGCCTTTGCCACCGTGTTTGGGCTGGTGCCGCGATTTGCAGTGGCAAGTCTGATTGCCTACTGTGCGGGTGAGTTTACGAACTCCTACACTTTGGCCCGGCTTAAGCTACTCACTCGTGGCCGCTGGTTGTGGACGAGGACGATCGGCTCCACGGTGACGGGGCAGGCCGTGGACACAGCGACCGTGATTCTGATTGCATTCTGGGGCACCCCATGGCGCACGATCGGGAGCGTAATTTTTTGGTCGTATCTTACCAAGGTACTTTATGAAACGTTGGCCACCCCTGTCACGTACGTGGTTGTTTCCTGGCTCAAAAAGAAGGAAGGCGTAGACGCCTTCGATACACAGACAAATTTCAATCCATTTGCTCTCAGAGCATAGGCTATCGGCTAAGGAAAGCGGCTTTTGACGGGATCTCTCCGGGAAGTAATTCTGCCGGGCGGAATCCAACGAAAGGAAGCTCGGCCGAATCGAACAGGTATGCGTTGGAATGACCGGAGACGGGCGGTGGTGATCTTACGGCAGGTGGCAGGATACGCCTGTCTCCTGGCCGGTGGAGTGGGCTGCCTCTTGCCGGTCCTGCCCGGAATCCCGCTTTTGATTGCCGGCTTGGGATTGCTTTCCGTAGACAGTCCGTGGGCAGCGCGTCTGCACGCCAGAATCATGTCTAAGTTGCGAAAAAAGCCGGTTCCATCCCGGGATGCAGCCTGAAATTTCTCTGTGAAGGTTTTCGCAGAATTGTTACATATCTATTGCATACTGAAAGTTGGAGGAAATTCTTGCCCCGAATCCACTTTCAGCAGCAACTGGCGGAACTGAAAGATAAAATTCTGGCCATGGCTGCGCTTTCTCAGCAGGCGCTGGAAGCTTCCGTGGACGCTTTTCTGCAGCGCGACCCCGGATTATGCCAGTTTGTTCGCGACAATGAAAAGGCGATTAATGCGGCGCAGCGGGAGCTGGACGAGTTGGCCTACGATCTGCTGGCCAAAGAGCAGCCAATGGCCATAGATCTTCGGTTTATTCTTGCCGTCATCAAGATCAATGGCGACCTCGAACGGATTGGCGACCAGGCGATGAGCATCGTTCTGCGTGCGGCAGAGATGATCGAAGGGGACCCTGTGGACTTACCGCTGGACATTGATGGAATGCGGAATCACGCTTCCAGGATGATACGGACGGCATTGCAATCGCTGTTGGATGCGGATGCGCTGGTGGCCGAGTCTGTGCTGGCCATGGACGATGAAATTGACCGCATGAACCGAATCGCCCACCAGGAGCTGACGCGCTTCATTCAAGAGCATCCGGAGCTGAGTCCGCAGGCACTGCAGGCGATCATTATTTCGCGCAACCTTGAACGGATTGCGGATCATGCGACGAACATCGCCATGGATGTCATCTTCTGGGTGCGGGGAGCAGACGTAAGGCACCAGTTGACGGCCGCGGTGGATTGAAAAGCCAACATTTCCGACTCGGACTTATCGCGCTTGCTGGCGGGCGCTGTACTGAGCAGGTCCACCTTACTCCGTCTTCTACTCTATGCCGGCAGGCCGTACCAAGGTATACTGGTAAATGTGACAGCGACCAAAATTGACACCTTTTCTGCCCCGGACAAGCGGGTCCTGCTGCTCAAGCCCCGTGGTTTTTGTGCCGGTGTGGTGCGCGCCATTGACATTGTCAAGATTGCCCTTGAGACCTTTGGTGCCCCGATTTATGTGCGCAGAGAAATTGTCCATAACCGCTTTGTGGTGAATGAACTGGCGGAAAAAGGGGCCATCTTTGTGGACGAAATTGATCAGGTGCCCGAAGGGATGCGGGTGATCTACAGCGCGCACGGCGTTTCACCGGCTGTCCGTGAGCAAAGCAGGCAGCGCAGGCTGAAGGTGATTGATGCTACTTGTCCCCTGGTCACGAAGGTCCATGTAGAGGCGGTGAAATTCGCCAAACAAGGATATGCGTTGGTTCTGGTCGGCCATCGCGATCACGATGAAATCGAAGGGACCTTCGGTGAGGCGCCGGATGTGACCCAGATTGTGTCCAGCGTGGAAGAGGTGGAGGCGCTTCAGGTTCCTGACCCCAATCGGGTTGCCTATCTCACGCAGACCACGCTGTCACTTGATGAAGCGCGCGATATTATTCATGCGCTGAAGGCAAAATTTCCAAACATCGTTGGCCCTCACTCGCAGGACATCTGTTATGCCACAGAGAACCGACAGACCGCGGTGAAGAATGTGGCGCATAACGCGGACCTGGTGCTGGTGGTCGGTTCCAATAACAGCTCGAACTCAAACCGACTGGTTGAAGTTTCGCGCAATCTGGGGACCAACAGTTATCTAATTGATAACTCTGCGGCCATTCATCCAGAGTGGCTGGAGGGGGTTTCAACGGTTGCAGTGACGGCAGGTGCATCTGCTCCTGAGGTCCTGGTGGAGGACGTGGTCAGCTACCTGCGTCAAAAGGGATTTAACAGCGTGGAAGAAGTGGAAGTGATGCCGGAGAATGTCCGGTTTGGGCTTCCTCCGGAGATTGTGCAGGCAATTGCTGCGGCTCCGGCACCGGCCCAGGCATCCATTTAAGTGCGGAAGATTTGTCCGCAATCAGGAACAAGGACCCAATTTAGCGACAGCATGAGTAAAGTCACCGGATCGGCGCAAAGCAGCACTCCACGATTTGGCAGATTGGATGCCGCTCTGGAAGCTGTACAGGCCGCCATCATACGCTCCCGCGACTACATTTTCTCCCTGCAGCATCATGAAGGTTTCTGGTGTGGTGAACTGGAAGCCGATTCCATGCTGGAGGCGGACTACATTTTTATGCACCGCTTCCTGGGCACTGGAGATGAAGACAGGCTGAAACGCGCACTGACCGAGATGCTTCGCTTCCAGAATGACGATGGGAGCTGGAGCATCTACCCGGGCGGCCCGGGGAATATCAGCTTGTCTGTAAAGTGTTACTTTGCCTGCAAACTGATGGGCATGGATCCCGGCGATCCGGTCCTGGTCAAGGCCCGGGAGTGGATCCTGGCCCACGGTGGCGTGGTGCAGTGCAATACATTTACTAAGATTTACCTTTGCGCGCTGGGGCAATACGATTACGATGCGGTGCCCGCAGTGCCGCCGGAGATTGTTCTCTTTCCACGCTGGTTCTACTTCAATATTTACGAGATCTCCTCCTGGTCGCGCGCGATTTTGGTACCGCTTTCGATCGCATATGCCAAAAAGCCGTTTAAAAAGATTCCGGTCGAGCAGGGAATTGATGAGCTTTTCGTAGGTGGCAGGGAAAATGCTGATCTGCGCCTCCAGTGGGACCGCCGGAACAAGGTCAGTTGGCGAAACTTTTTCCTGCTTCTGGACAGGATGATGCATTGGGCCGAGCGGGTCCATATCCGGCCGCTCCGCAAGCTGGCGCTGAAGAAGGCTGAAAAGTGGATGCTTGAGCGGTTTGAGATGTCCGACGGACTCGGGGCGATTTACCCGGCAATGCTGAATGCCATTATTGCTCTGCGCTGCCTCGGCTATTCTCTGGATGATCCGCAGGTCATCCGTGCCATGGACGAGTTTGAAAAGCTCGGAATTGACGCTCCCAACGGTACTCCTGACTATGCGGAGCCGACCTTCCGGATGCAGCCCTGCATGTCGCCGGTCTGGGACACCGCGCAAGCTGTTTTTGCATTAGGCGAGGCCGGAGTTCCTCGTACGGATGCGCGGATGTTGAAGGCAGCCGACTGGTTGCTGTCGAAAGAAGTCCGCCACAAAGGCGATTGGGCCATGAAGGTGCGGAATGCTGAACCGGGTGGATGGTACTTTGAGTTCAATAACGAATTTTATCCCGATGTGGACGATACGGCCCAGGTGTTGCTCGCATTGAATAAAGTAGACAATCCGCGCGAGCGATACCAGTACGATGTTTGCAAACGCGCCATAGACTGGATTTTCGCCATGCAGTGCAAAAGCGGCGGATGGGCCAGTTTTGACAAAGACAACACGAAAATGATCTTCCAGTACATCCCGTTTGCGGACCATAACGCGATGCTGGATCCGCCGACGGTGGACATTACCGGCCGCATTCTGGAAATGCTGGCCACCTACGGCTATACGCGCAAGGACAAGCGCATCGAGCGGGCCATCAAGTTCATCTTTAGTGAGCAGGAGCCGGACGGAAGTTGGTTTGGCCGCTGGGGGGTGAATTACCTTTATGGCACGTTTCTGGTCCTGCGTGGACTAGAGGCCATAGGTGTCTGGAACCATGAGCCGCAGATCCAGCAAGCGGCGGAATGGATCCGGTCCGTACAAAATGCCGATGGCGGATGGGGAGAAAGCTGCGGAAGTTATGATGATCCTGCCACCCGCGGGGTCGGAATCAGTACGCCTTCGCAGACTGCCTGGGCAATATTAGGGTTGCTGGCCGCCGGTGATACAAGAAGCGACAGCGTGGCTAAGGGCATACGCTGGCTGCTCGATAACCAGCAAAAAGATGGGGGCTGGGATGAAAGCACTGGTACTGGCAGGGAGCGCCAGGCAATTTATACGGGAACAGGGTTTCCGCGTGTCTTTTATCTGGCCTATCACCAGTACCGGAACTACTTCCCATTGCTGGCGCTGACCACATATAAGCGTGCAATGGAGCGTGAAGAGCAGTAACAATGAAGAAACTGACCGCTTCCTGAAGAAGCAGGTCAGCATCCTGCGCCTGCGGGCAGGTGGCGGAAGGGCCAGATTTCTGGCTGTGTCGCTTTCAGGATGACATCACGAGTCGATTCAGTGAGGGGACAAATATGGCTGTACCCATTTCTCAGGCCTGGACAGTGGCCACTTACGTCCTGAAGCAGAAGCTGAAAGGACGCAAGCGGTTTCCGCTGGTCACCATGTTGGAGCCG from Pseudacidobacterium ailaaui includes these protein-coding regions:
- a CDS encoding magnesium transporter; its protein translation is MHEKNNGHSLSTLIGTPVTDVRGQIRGRLKDIAVGTGTEAGRVVGLVLKTRDGNWLVPATEVRETPSGILELRENAEWKPVPADGTFLLLRQDLLDRQIIDVHGRKVVRVNDVDLQWFSHDEKQDLRVREVEVGLRGAVRRLLLGLLPRRTLDQLARKFPARVIPWEFVDLIEVDAARRVKLKIEHERLAQLHPSDIADILEELAPAEREAIITSLDEEVAADALEEVDPKLQKALVESLDSEVAAGIVEEMEPEAAADLLAELPHERSEAILEEMAPEERQEVEELLEFREDSAAGRMTTAFVKVPLEGTVADAIEALRCFEGDPETVTEIYLTDEKDTLKGVVPLARLILAKPETRLSVLAEPRFVSCQADAHQRYVAELFDKYNLRALPVVDEEGRLVGVVEADHVIAFLRENL
- a CDS encoding SDR family oxidoreductase, which produces MDTGLIDRVAIVAASSQGIGKATALSFAAEGAHLALCARRQEPLEALAREISGRYGVQVHISSFDVSDDLAVRNFVNSTYQRFGRIDICVTNAGGPPAKAFLATTMDEWDRAWQLNLRSIVSFAQAVIPYMQQQQWGRLITLTSYTVKQPVPELVLSNSIRAGVMGLVRSLAGQFGPDGITVNNVGPGFTSTARAEELLEKRASDRGLTVDQIKKELLAEIPVRRMATPEEVAAAILWLASKQAACVTGQTILVDGGAYRGL
- a CDS encoding alpha/beta fold hydrolase, with protein sequence MHSTTRNISVHGLDMNITDCGEGKPALVFLHYWGGSHRTWTPVIARLSDRYRCIAPDLRGWGEFGKRVADCSLEQQARDVEAVIETMGVSRYVLVGHSMGGKIAQMIAAGRPAGLDALILVAPAPPTPLLVSDEEREMRARIYTSREGVEQVLAILTERSLPEELREQVIKDTLNGSSAAVQAWLDHGMQLDISHRVRSIQVPVTVIVGDADKVENETTLRHELGKCIPEARFEILPGVGHLSPLEAPHELEAAISSVLDPLLDRRNPAA
- a CDS encoding queuosine precursor transporter, whose protein sequence is MSKSPWHSRVLFCVEVNLRQKAKRVFWLHALDFLCWVQKLRYSATSYFMQRYKYLDALTIGFVVVLLVSNLVGPKICQFGPYDVPLLRSLGAIRVSGAQLLFPITYICGDIFTEVYGYAASRRAIWFGFFAMGLLSVMGAIAVALPPASDWHNQQAFATVFGLVPRFAVASLIAYCAGEFTNSYTLARLKLLTRGRWLWTRTIGSTVTGQAVDTATVILIAFWGTPWRTIGSVIFWSYLTKVLYETLATPVTYVVVSWLKKKEGVDAFDTQTNFNPFALRA
- the phoU gene encoding phosphate signaling complex protein PhoU, with the translated sequence MPRIHFQQQLAELKDKILAMAALSQQALEASVDAFLQRDPGLCQFVRDNEKAINAAQRELDELAYDLLAKEQPMAIDLRFILAVIKINGDLERIGDQAMSIVLRAAEMIEGDPVDLPLDIDGMRNHASRMIRTALQSLLDADALVAESVLAMDDEIDRMNRIAHQELTRFIQEHPELSPQALQAIIISRNLERIADHATNIAMDVIFWVRGADVRHQLTAAVD
- a CDS encoding 4-hydroxy-3-methylbut-2-enyl diphosphate reductase encodes the protein MTATKIDTFSAPDKRVLLLKPRGFCAGVVRAIDIVKIALETFGAPIYVRREIVHNRFVVNELAEKGAIFVDEIDQVPEGMRVIYSAHGVSPAVREQSRQRRLKVIDATCPLVTKVHVEAVKFAKQGYALVLVGHRDHDEIEGTFGEAPDVTQIVSSVEEVEALQVPDPNRVAYLTQTTLSLDEARDIIHALKAKFPNIVGPHSQDICYATENRQTAVKNVAHNADLVLVVGSNNSSNSNRLVEVSRNLGTNSYLIDNSAAIHPEWLEGVSTVAVTAGASAPEVLVEDVVSYLRQKGFNSVEEVEVMPENVRFGLPPEIVQAIAAAPAPAQASI
- the shc gene encoding squalene--hopene cyclase, with protein sequence MSKVTGSAQSSTPRFGRLDAALEAVQAAIIRSRDYIFSLQHHEGFWCGELEADSMLEADYIFMHRFLGTGDEDRLKRALTEMLRFQNDDGSWSIYPGGPGNISLSVKCYFACKLMGMDPGDPVLVKAREWILAHGGVVQCNTFTKIYLCALGQYDYDAVPAVPPEIVLFPRWFYFNIYEISSWSRAILVPLSIAYAKKPFKKIPVEQGIDELFVGGRENADLRLQWDRRNKVSWRNFFLLLDRMMHWAERVHIRPLRKLALKKAEKWMLERFEMSDGLGAIYPAMLNAIIALRCLGYSLDDPQVIRAMDEFEKLGIDAPNGTPDYAEPTFRMQPCMSPVWDTAQAVFALGEAGVPRTDARMLKAADWLLSKEVRHKGDWAMKVRNAEPGGWYFEFNNEFYPDVDDTAQVLLALNKVDNPRERYQYDVCKRAIDWIFAMQCKSGGWASFDKDNTKMIFQYIPFADHNAMLDPPTVDITGRILEMLATYGYTRKDKRIERAIKFIFSEQEPDGSWFGRWGVNYLYGTFLVLRGLEAIGVWNHEPQIQQAAEWIRSVQNADGGWGESCGSYDDPATRGVGISTPSQTAWAILGLLAAGDTRSDSVAKGIRWLLDNQQKDGGWDESTGTGRERQAIYTGTGFPRVFYLAYHQYRNYFPLLALTTYKRAMEREEQ